A window of Apium graveolens cultivar Ventura chromosome 8, ASM990537v1, whole genome shotgun sequence contains these coding sequences:
- the LOC141680827 gene encoding uncharacterized protein LOC141680827, with amino-acid sequence MTSDRSWIGRHRFNEAKYLTEDYKNGVDNFIKFAIENLDPEDNGLIRCPCKNCGNEYYKYPSTVKVDLYRHGIMQWYTRWDCHGVKDVLRNDVGTGFGNTSYRDDDMYDAHDDDFEDCEDFDEEPNAKAKEFYEMVNTASEPIYPNNANFTTLDFVMELLRWKNRHNCSNNSFDGLLHLIGLVLPNDHKLPEKYYTVRKMIRGLNMKYEKIDACENDCMLFYKEHSEKTKCDICKRDRYKVQKDPKKQKIPRKILRYFPIITRLQRLFMAEKTAKCMRWHHDRVVVEGQLSHPADGDEWKQFDRRFTRFSKEIRNVRLGLSTDGFDPFRDAHAKEYTVWHVVIVVYNLPRSMCTKAPYMFMPLLIPGPTDPTKDLHVYLRSLIDELKLLWHTGVETYDIYSRTNFMMKAALFT; translated from the coding sequence ATGACATCCGATCGTAGTTGGATTGGTCGTCATCGATTTAACGAGGCAAAATATTTAACGGAAGATTACAAAAATGGTGTGGATAATTTCATTAAATTTGCTATTGAAAATCTTGATCCCGAAGACAACGGTCTTATAAGATGTCCGTGCAAAAATTGTGGTAATGAGTACTACAAGTATCCTAGTACCGTGAAAGTTGATTTGTATCGACATGGTATTATGCAATGGTATACTAGATGGGATTGTCATGGGGTAAAAGATGTGTTGCGCAACGATGTTGGAACGGGTTTTGGCAATACTAGCTACAGAGATGATGATATGTATGATGCACATGATGATGATTTTGAGGATTGCGAAGATTTTGATGAAGAACCGAATGCAAAAGCAAAAGAATTTTACGAGATGGTAAATACCGCTTCCGAACCAATATATCCAAATAATGCCAATTTTACAACATTGGACTTTGTAATGGAGTTGCTTCGTTGGAAAAATAGGCATAATTGTAGTAATAATAGTTTTGATGGCTTGCTACACCTCATTGGATTAGTATTGCCTAATGATCATAAGTTGCCTGAGAAATACTACACTGTACGAAAGATGATTAGAGGATTGAACATGAAGTATGAAAAGATTGATGCTTGTGAGAATGATTGCATGTTATTCTACAAGGAACACAGTGAGAAGACCAAGTGTGATATATGCAAAAGAGACCGCTACAAAGTgcaaaaagatcctaaaaaaCAGAAGATCCCGCGTAAGATCTTGCGTTATTTTCCTATTATCACGAGATTGCAGCGTTTATTCATGGCTGAGAAAACAGCAAAATGTATGAGATGGCATCATGATAGAGTTGTTGTTGAAGGTCAATTAAGTCACCCAGCAGATGGAGATGAATGGAAACAATTTGATCGTAGATTTACACGATTTTCAAAGGAGATTAGAAATGTTAGACTCGGACTCTCTACTGATGGATTTGATCCCTTTCGCGATGCTCATGCCAAGGAGTATACTGTATGGCATGTGGTGATTGTTGTGTATAATCTTCCCCGCTCTATGTGTACTAAGGCTCCATACATGTTCATGCCTCTTCTTATTCCCGGACCAACGGATCCTACAAAAGACTTACATGTTTATCTTAGATCGTTAATTGATGAGTTGAAATTATTGTGGCATACCGGGGTGGAAACATATGACATATATTCACGTACAAATTTTATGATGAAGGCTGCACTTTTCACGTAA